From Micromonospora rhizosphaerae, the proteins below share one genomic window:
- a CDS encoding DUF2267 domain-containing protein, whose product MDNSEFIDSVARRLQTSAEQATAITRATLTTLAERIEGGEARDLSALLPDELRAYAFAPSEKAERFGRETFIQQVSGRAEVDGSLAEAGMRAVFDTLREAIPPGDYDDVVTHLPAEFWELTDSAGRYDRQRSRG is encoded by the coding sequence GTGGACAACAGCGAGTTCATCGACTCGGTGGCGAGACGCTTGCAGACGTCGGCCGAACAGGCGACCGCCATCACGCGCGCCACGCTCACGACCTTGGCGGAGCGGATCGAGGGGGGCGAGGCGCGTGACCTTTCCGCCCTCCTTCCCGACGAACTGCGGGCCTACGCGTTCGCGCCGAGCGAGAAGGCCGAGCGCTTCGGGCGCGAGACGTTCATCCAGCAGGTGAGCGGACGCGCCGAGGTGGATGGCTCGCTGGCAGAGGCGGGCATGCGCGCGGTGTTCGACACCCTCCGCGAGGCCATCCCGCCGGGCGACTACGACGACGTGGTTACTCATCTCCCGGCAGAGTTCTGGGAACTCACGGACTCAGCCGGGAGGTACGACCGACAACGCAGCCGAGGTTAG
- a CDS encoding glycoside hydrolase family 65 protein: MPADTDPGCELCTGSPPEAWALAYLDGEPAAEGTREAMLTLGNGYLATRGADPEASADDVHYPGTYLAGFHNRLSGPDPPYGDESIVNLPNWLPLTFRPAGGEWYAPGRGRRRHEHRVLDLRRGVYLRDLLVVDHERRRTRIRQRRLVSMANPHVAALETNIIAENWSGRLEIRSGIDGGVVNANAAADTGTCGRHLTDVATGADDPETVWLTAATTGSHQRIAVTARTRISMLGAARSHATHTVQRPDDVSQVFGIDVAAGEQVSVAKTVAVFSARDRAMHEPLSAAREELRCAGAFELLLGEHAAAWARLWDRFRLDVGEEHVWQLGVRLQTFHLLQTLSPHTIDLDAGVPARGLHGEGYHGHIFWDELFIYPYLNLRLPQLTRALLEYRHRRLAAARRQAAAAGMVGALFPWQSGSSGRDESPDRVRNPATGKWVDDHTGRQQHVNLAVAYCVWRYWETTGDLSFLAGHGLELLIETARFWAGLATYDPSDDRYDIRGVLGPDEYHDGYPGRPGQGMDNCAYINVMVAWVLARAREACAIVGRHPGAAPWRDVAIGDGEGRRWSHIARRLRLAFLDHGILAQFDGYGDLAELDWDRYRRRYGDLRMLGGLLQAEGNDPNRYKISKQADVLMLLYLFSAEELTGLVRGLGYDFDPARIPATVDYYLSRTAHGSTLSRIAHAWVLARTDRRRSWEMLLEALGTDLTDPEHSSTREGIHLGATAGSLDILQRCYTGLEIRGDVLRLNPLLPDGLDRLECVIRYRNLLITLTIEHQEVRISAAPGADPPVRVAVRDRSMLLSPGATVTIAMRGKETPAVRPDRSHAPQEALRR; encoded by the coding sequence GTGCCGGCCGACACGGATCCTGGTTGTGAGCTGTGCACCGGGAGCCCGCCGGAGGCGTGGGCGCTGGCGTACCTGGACGGTGAGCCGGCCGCCGAAGGGACGCGGGAGGCGATGCTCACCCTGGGCAACGGCTATCTGGCTACCCGGGGGGCGGATCCGGAGGCGTCAGCCGACGACGTCCATTATCCGGGGACTTACCTGGCCGGCTTCCACAACCGGCTCTCCGGCCCCGACCCACCGTACGGTGACGAGAGCATCGTCAACCTGCCGAACTGGCTGCCGTTGACGTTTCGTCCCGCCGGCGGCGAGTGGTACGCACCAGGGCGGGGTCGCCGCCGGCACGAGCACCGGGTGCTGGACCTGCGCCGCGGGGTGTACCTGCGAGACCTGCTGGTCGTCGACCACGAGCGGCGGCGGACCCGGATCCGACAGCGCCGGCTGGTGTCGATGGCGAACCCGCACGTGGCGGCGCTCGAGACCAACATCATCGCGGAGAACTGGTCGGGTCGGCTGGAGATCAGGTCGGGCATCGACGGCGGGGTGGTCAACGCGAACGCGGCGGCCGACACCGGCACCTGCGGGCGGCACCTCACCGATGTCGCGACCGGCGCGGACGACCCCGAGACCGTCTGGTTGACGGCGGCGACGACCGGATCGCATCAGCGGATCGCCGTCACGGCCCGGACCAGGATCAGCATGCTCGGCGCCGCCCGTTCGCACGCCACCCACACGGTCCAGCGGCCGGACGACGTGAGTCAGGTGTTCGGGATCGACGTGGCGGCCGGCGAGCAGGTGTCGGTGGCGAAGACGGTCGCGGTGTTCTCCGCTCGGGACCGGGCCATGCACGAGCCGCTGAGCGCCGCCCGGGAGGAGCTCCGCTGCGCTGGGGCGTTCGAGTTGCTGCTGGGCGAGCATGCCGCCGCGTGGGCACGGTTGTGGGACCGGTTCCGGCTCGACGTGGGTGAGGAGCACGTGTGGCAGTTGGGGGTCCGGTTGCAGACCTTCCACCTGCTGCAGACGCTGTCGCCCCACACGATCGATCTCGACGCGGGGGTCCCCGCGCGCGGGCTGCACGGCGAGGGCTACCACGGGCACATCTTCTGGGACGAGCTGTTCATCTACCCGTACCTCAATCTGAGGTTGCCGCAGCTGACCCGGGCGCTGCTCGAGTACCGGCACCGACGGTTGGCGGCGGCCCGGCGGCAGGCCGCCGCGGCGGGGATGGTGGGTGCCCTGTTCCCGTGGCAGAGCGGGAGCAGTGGCCGGGACGAAAGTCCCGACCGGGTTCGCAACCCGGCGACCGGCAAGTGGGTGGACGACCACACCGGCCGGCAGCAGCACGTCAATCTGGCCGTGGCGTACTGCGTGTGGCGGTACTGGGAAACGACCGGCGACCTGTCGTTCCTCGCCGGCCACGGCCTCGAACTGCTGATCGAGACGGCACGATTCTGGGCGGGGCTGGCCACCTACGACCCGTCGGACGACCGCTACGACATCCGAGGTGTGCTGGGGCCCGACGAGTATCACGACGGCTATCCGGGCCGGCCCGGCCAGGGGATGGACAACTGTGCGTACATCAACGTGATGGTCGCGTGGGTGCTCGCCCGGGCCCGCGAGGCGTGCGCGATCGTCGGCCGGCATCCGGGGGCGGCGCCGTGGCGGGACGTGGCCATCGGGGACGGGGAAGGCCGCCGCTGGTCGCACATCGCGCGTCGGCTGCGGCTCGCCTTCCTCGACCACGGGATCCTCGCTCAGTTCGACGGGTACGGCGACCTGGCGGAACTGGACTGGGACCGGTACCGGCGGCGGTACGGCGACCTCCGGATGTTGGGGGGGCTGCTGCAGGCCGAGGGAAACGACCCGAACCGGTACAAGATCTCCAAGCAGGCGGATGTGCTGATGCTGTTGTACCTGTTCAGTGCCGAGGAGCTCACCGGACTCGTGCGCGGCCTCGGGTACGACTTCGACCCGGCGCGCATCCCCGCCACCGTCGACTACTACCTCTCCCGCACCGCGCACGGGTCCACCCTCAGCCGGATCGCGCACGCGTGGGTGCTGGCCCGTACCGACCGCCGCCGATCCTGGGAGATGCTGCTGGAGGCACTCGGTACCGACCTCACGGATCCGGAACACAGCTCGACCCGGGAGGGCATCCACCTCGGCGCCACCGCCGGGTCGCTGGACATCCTGCAACGCTGCTACACCGGCCTGGAGATTCGCGGCGACGTGCTCCGGCTCAACCCGCTGCTGCCCGACGGGCTCGATCGCCTCGAGTGTGTCATCCGGTACCGCAACCTCTTGATCACCCTGACCATCGAGCACCAGGAGGTGCGGATCTCGGCCGCGCCCGGGGCGGACCCGCCCGTTCGGGTGGCCGTCCGGGACAGGTCCATGCTGCTGTCACCCGGTGCCACGGTCACCATTGCGATGCGCGGCAAAGAAACACCAGCGGTTCGACCGGACCGCAGCCACGCGCCGCAGGAAGCGCTGAGACGATGA
- a CDS encoding glycosyltransferase family 2 protein: MPGLIDVVLPCLDEAAALPGVLTALPPGYRAIVVDNGSRDGSPEVAARHGAWVVREPRRGYGAAVHTGLEAAEAELVCVLDADGSFDPRQLPALVAPVAADTADLAVGRRRPTAAGIWPWHARAGTALVAALLRHRGVPLRDLSPIRVARREALLALGVTDRGFGYPLELLIRAAAAGWRIHERDVAYGRRAAGTRSKVSGSVRGTLRATRDFAAVLRAVDGRR; this comes from the coding sequence ATGCCAGGACTCATCGACGTGGTGCTGCCGTGCCTGGACGAGGCCGCCGCCCTGCCCGGCGTGCTGACCGCGCTGCCGCCCGGATACCGGGCGATCGTGGTGGACAACGGATCCCGGGACGGCTCGCCGGAGGTGGCCGCCCGGCACGGCGCCTGGGTGGTTCGCGAGCCCCGCCGAGGGTACGGCGCGGCCGTGCACACCGGCCTCGAGGCCGCCGAGGCCGAGCTGGTCTGCGTGCTCGACGCCGACGGCTCCTTCGACCCACGCCAGCTGCCCGCCCTGGTCGCCCCGGTGGCCGCCGACACGGCGGACCTGGCGGTGGGCCGGCGCCGCCCGACCGCCGCCGGGATCTGGCCGTGGCACGCCCGGGCCGGCACGGCGCTGGTCGCCGCGCTGCTGCGGCACCGGGGCGTGCCGCTGCGCGACCTCAGCCCGATCCGGGTGGCCCGCCGGGAGGCGCTGCTCGCCCTCGGGGTCACCGACCGGGGCTTCGGCTACCCGCTGGAGCTGCTGATCCGCGCCGCCGCCGCCGGCTGGCGGATCCACGAGCGCGACGTGGCGTACGGGCGGCGCGCCGCCGGCACCCGGTCCAAGGTCTCCGGCTCGGTACGCGGCACCTTGCGCGCGACCCGCGACTTCGCCGCCGTGCTGCGCGCCGTGGACGGCCGACGGTGA
- a CDS encoding CapA family protein, protein MNWARSLVALAATLTLTACDAAPTPPKRAPTRSAAAPSPSQPAEISLAFAGDVHFADRTASLLDNPATAFGSISSALSAADLAMVNLETAVTTRGVPEPKQFHFRAPASAYDAVKAAGIDVVSIANNHTLDYGRTGLTDTLDAARAAGMPTVGAGADAAAAYTPWITEVRGTRIAVLGFSQVAELWSDWKATDTQAGIAMTRDLPRAVAAVRAARQRADVVVVYIHWGAEGEACPPAEARAIAGEMAAAGATMVVGTHAHLLLGDGWLGRTFVQYGLGNFLWWRDDAYSNDTGILRVTLRGPAIVRTELVPATISRRTGRPELAGGEDAARIRRGYADLRACTGLAAAPDA, encoded by the coding sequence GTGAACTGGGCACGCTCCCTCGTCGCGCTGGCGGCGACCCTGACTCTGACGGCATGTGACGCCGCGCCCACCCCGCCGAAGCGCGCGCCCACCCGCTCCGCCGCTGCGCCGTCCCCGTCGCAGCCCGCCGAGATCAGCTTGGCCTTCGCGGGGGACGTGCACTTCGCGGACCGTACCGCCAGTCTGCTGGACAACCCGGCGACCGCGTTCGGGTCGATCTCGTCGGCCCTCTCCGCGGCAGACCTGGCGATGGTGAACCTGGAAACCGCCGTCACCACGCGCGGCGTCCCGGAGCCGAAGCAGTTCCATTTCCGGGCGCCGGCAAGCGCGTACGACGCGGTGAAGGCCGCCGGGATCGACGTCGTGTCGATCGCGAACAACCACACGCTGGACTACGGGCGGACGGGGCTGACCGACACCCTGGACGCCGCCAGGGCGGCCGGGATGCCCACCGTCGGAGCCGGCGCCGACGCGGCGGCGGCGTACACGCCTTGGATCACCGAGGTGCGCGGTACGAGAATCGCTGTCCTCGGCTTCAGCCAGGTCGCCGAGCTGTGGTCGGACTGGAAGGCCACGGACACTCAGGCCGGCATCGCGATGACGCGGGACCTGCCGCGTGCCGTCGCAGCGGTGCGGGCCGCCCGGCAACGGGCCGACGTGGTCGTCGTCTACATCCACTGGGGCGCGGAGGGCGAGGCGTGCCCACCCGCCGAGGCTCGCGCGATCGCCGGTGAGATGGCCGCGGCGGGTGCGACCATGGTCGTCGGCACCCACGCCCACCTGCTCCTCGGCGACGGTTGGCTCGGCAGGACCTTCGTCCAGTACGGGCTCGGCAACTTCCTCTGGTGGCGGGACGACGCGTACAGCAATGACACGGGAATTCTGCGGGTGACCCTCCGCGGACCGGCGATCGTCAGGACGGAGCTGGTGCCGGCGACGATCTCCCGGCGGACCGGCCGACCGGAGCTCGCGGGTGGGGAGGACGCGGCCCGGATCCGCCGGGGGTACGCGGACCTGCGCGCCTGCACCGGACTCGCCGCGGCTCCCGACGCGTAG
- a CDS encoding IS4 family transposase, with protein sequence MVDDVLAGTRRTQQRIRLLPARVVVYLLLAGCLFADLGYRQVWAKLVAGLRGLPLRTPTGSALRQARQRLGPAPLRALFDLLRGPAATSAVAQVWWRGLLPVVIDGTTLTIADSPANLRRYVKHRGNNGGAGYPTLRLSALLACGTRSVLDAVFDPITTGELAQAQRLARSLRAGMLLLADRNYAAADLITTLTATGTDLLIRCKTGRKLPLIRRCHDGSWLSVIGSQRIRVVEARISITTTGGSHTGDYRLITTLLDAHRYPAAELARLYHQRWEIETAYLELKSTILGGRVLRARTPDGIDQEIHALLIVYQLLRTAMVDATDSQPGLDPDRASFTTALHATRDQIVHAAGVIADTVTDLVGAIGERILANLLPDRRIRTKTRMIKRSNSKYQARGPNIDRRTYKATTSIDVLTDEP encoded by the coding sequence ATGGTCGATGACGTTTTGGCCGGGACCCGGCGTACACAGCAGCGGATCCGGCTGTTGCCGGCCCGGGTCGTGGTGTATCTACTGCTGGCCGGGTGTCTGTTCGCCGATCTCGGCTACCGGCAGGTATGGGCGAAACTCGTCGCCGGCCTGCGTGGGCTGCCGCTGAGGACACCGACCGGCAGCGCTCTGCGACAGGCCCGGCAGCGGCTCGGCCCGGCCCCGTTACGGGCGTTGTTCGACCTGCTCCGCGGTCCTGCCGCGACCAGTGCTGTGGCTCAGGTGTGGTGGCGTGGCCTGCTGCCGGTCGTCATCGACGGCACCACCCTCACCATCGCGGACTCACCAGCCAACCTGCGCCGCTACGTCAAACACCGCGGTAACAACGGCGGTGCCGGTTACCCGACGCTGCGGCTGAGTGCCCTGCTGGCGTGCGGCACCCGCTCGGTGCTCGACGCCGTGTTCGACCCGATCACCACCGGTGAACTCGCCCAGGCGCAACGGCTGGCCCGCAGCTTGCGTGCCGGGATGCTGCTGCTGGCCGACCGCAACTACGCCGCCGCCGACCTGATCACCACCCTCACCGCGACCGGAACCGACCTGCTCATCCGCTGCAAGACCGGCCGCAAACTCCCGCTGATCCGCCGCTGTCACGACGGATCCTGGCTATCGGTCATCGGCAGCCAGCGCATCCGCGTCGTCGAGGCCCGCATCAGTATCACCACCACCGGCGGCAGCCACACCGGCGACTACCGGCTGATCACCACCCTGCTCGACGCGCACCGTTACCCGGCCGCCGAACTGGCCCGGCTTTACCACCAGCGCTGGGAGATCGAAACCGCCTACCTGGAACTCAAGTCCACCATCCTCGGCGGCCGGGTCCTACGAGCCCGCACCCCTGACGGCATCGACCAGGAGATCCACGCCCTGCTGATCGTCTACCAACTACTCCGCACCGCCATGGTCGACGCCACCGACAGCCAGCCCGGCCTCGACCCGGACCGGGCCAGCTTCACCACCGCCCTCCACGCCACCCGCGACCAGATCGTCCACGCCGCCGGCGTCATCGCCGACACCGTCACCGACCTCGTCGGCGCCATCGGCGAACGCATCCTGGCGAACCTGCTGCCCGACCGCCGCATCCGGACCAAAACCCGCATGATCAAACGCTCAAACTCCAAATACCAGGCCCGCGGACCGAACATCGACCGCCGCACCTACAAGGCCACCACCAGCATCGACGTCCTCACCGACGAACCTTGA
- a CDS encoding NAD-dependent epimerase/dehydratase family protein, whose product MRVLVTGAAGFVGSQVADLLVAEGHEVVCLDALLPQAHGGELPEWSRRHAPVVGDVRDAELLDRLLSGVDAVCHQAAMVGHGLDPSDAPDYASHNDYGTAVLLAAMHRAGVSRLVLASSMVVYGEGRYRCARHGVVHPAPRRAVDLAAGRYDPTCPDCASPLAAALVPEDAPLEPRSTYAASKLAQEHLAGAWSRQTGGGVWALRYHNVYGPRMPRDTPYAGVASIFRSALAAGQPPRVYEDGAQRRDFVHVTDVARANLLALTAPAPDGLVPVNVCSGEPHTVGELAAALAAAMGGPAPEVVGGARAADVRHVVADPRRALELLGYTARVGFVDGVTAFATDPLREPAALAV is encoded by the coding sequence GTGCGCGTACTGGTCACCGGCGCGGCCGGTTTCGTCGGATCGCAGGTCGCGGACCTGCTGGTCGCCGAAGGGCACGAGGTGGTCTGCCTGGACGCGCTGCTGCCCCAGGCGCACGGCGGTGAGCTGCCGGAGTGGTCCCGGCGGCACGCCCCGGTGGTCGGCGACGTCCGTGACGCCGAGCTGCTGGACCGGTTGCTGTCCGGGGTGGACGCGGTCTGCCACCAGGCGGCGATGGTGGGGCACGGGCTGGACCCGTCGGACGCCCCCGATTACGCCAGCCACAACGACTACGGGACGGCGGTGCTGCTCGCCGCGATGCACCGGGCCGGGGTGTCCCGGCTGGTGCTGGCCAGCTCAATGGTGGTCTACGGCGAGGGCCGCTACCGGTGCGCCCGGCACGGCGTGGTCCATCCCGCCCCGCGGCGCGCCGTCGACCTGGCCGCCGGCCGGTACGACCCCACCTGCCCGGACTGCGCCAGCCCACTCGCCGCCGCGCTCGTCCCCGAGGACGCTCCGCTGGAGCCGCGTAGCACGTACGCGGCCAGCAAGCTCGCCCAGGAGCACCTGGCCGGCGCCTGGTCCCGGCAGACCGGGGGCGGGGTGTGGGCGCTGCGCTACCACAACGTCTACGGCCCCCGGATGCCCCGCGACACCCCGTACGCCGGGGTGGCCTCGATCTTCCGCTCCGCGCTGGCCGCCGGGCAGCCGCCCCGGGTCTACGAGGACGGCGCGCAGCGCCGCGACTTCGTGCACGTCACCGACGTTGCGCGGGCGAACCTGCTGGCGCTCACCGCACCCGCCCCGGACGGCCTGGTGCCGGTGAACGTCTGCTCGGGCGAGCCGCACACGGTCGGCGAACTGGCCGCCGCGCTCGCCGCCGCGATGGGCGGACCCGCGCCGGAGGTGGTGGGCGGTGCCCGGGCGGCCGACGTACGGCACGTGGTCGCCGACCCGCGCCGGGCGCTAGAACTACTCGGCTACACCGCCCGGGTCGGCTTCGTCGACGGGGTGACCGCGTTCGCCACCGACCCGCTGCGCGAGCCCGCCGCCCTCGCCGTCTGA
- a CDS encoding class I SAM-dependent methyltransferase, producing the protein MVEVRPDLVCGFAEALRARGDTHWLVRTDGGRSLLPVGRWHAPAEPALAEVVVRCVGPALDVGCGPGRLTVALARAGLTAVGVDACAYAVRLTRARGAVAVHRNVFSPLPGEGRWAHVLLIDGNIGIGGDPVALLRRCRELLGPGGTVLVELEAPEVGLWRGRAGVVTGAGGKIARVGSSFRWARLGTSAVHTVARAAGLAVREVFRRDGRWFAELAPAYESQRCR; encoded by the coding sequence GTGGTGGAGGTCCGCCCCGACCTCGTCTGTGGCTTCGCCGAGGCGCTGCGGGCTCGGGGGGACACGCACTGGCTGGTGCGGACCGACGGGGGGCGCAGTCTGTTGCCGGTGGGCCGGTGGCACGCTCCGGCCGAACCCGCGTTGGCCGAGGTGGTCGTCCGCTGCGTCGGGCCGGCGCTGGACGTGGGGTGCGGTCCGGGGCGGCTGACCGTGGCACTCGCTCGGGCCGGCCTGACCGCGGTGGGGGTGGATGCGTGTGCGTACGCAGTCCGGCTCACCCGGGCGCGGGGCGCGGTCGCCGTCCACCGGAATGTGTTCTCCCCGCTGCCCGGCGAGGGCCGTTGGGCACACGTGCTGTTGATCGACGGCAACATCGGGATCGGCGGTGACCCCGTCGCCCTGCTCCGTCGGTGCCGGGAACTGCTTGGACCCGGTGGCACCGTGCTGGTCGAGCTGGAGGCGCCGGAGGTCGGCCTGTGGCGCGGCCGGGCAGGGGTGGTGACCGGGGCCGGTGGAAAGATCGCGCGCGTGGGTTCCTCGTTTCGCTGGGCGCGCCTCGGCACGTCAGCGGTGCATACCGTCGCGCGGGCCGCCGGGCTGGCCGTACGTGAGGTGTTCCGTCGCGACGGTCGGTGGTTCGCCGAGCTGGCCCCCGCCTACGAGAGCCAACGGTGCAGGTAG
- a CDS encoding FAD-dependent monooxygenase codes for MPDASMAPVEVLVVGAGPTGLAMAAQLATFGVRVRVVDRAVDRVHESRALAIQPRTLEVLAGLGVTDEMVACGNPAVRLCLHVGRRQRAVPLFDLGLQDTAYPYLLFLSQAETERLLGEHLAAVGVNVERGVELTGLAPDQAAAVATLRHRDGREERVTARYVVGCDGARSTVRHLAGIGFEGGSYPQTFVLADLEADGVEPGGAHAFLAGRGIFLLFPLARPASWRLIAMRPPGDATAPDAPVTLDDLQAFADGYTGASVRLHDPVWMTNFRLHHRAATRYRAGPVFLAGDAAHIHSPVGAQGMNTGIQDAVNLGWKLAQALRGSADPALLDSYESERAPVGRMVLRFTDRAFTIATSTNPVIRFARTRIAPALIPAVLAPRSVRATAFRTVSQLAIGYRHSPLSTEGPHAPRTGPRTGDRLPDARLAGAQDGATLHRLTATPGWHLLLCGPPEAWPDGEVDAVAHRCSGQLTVHRLTGGAATGGESGEGAEALRRLGLTAVASGLYLVRPDGHVGYRAGGTDVTGLRAYLHRWLS; via the coding sequence ATGCCCGACGCCTCGATGGCCCCGGTTGAGGTGCTGGTGGTCGGGGCCGGGCCGACCGGGCTCGCGATGGCCGCGCAACTGGCCACCTTCGGTGTTCGAGTCCGGGTGGTCGATCGTGCCGTCGACCGGGTGCACGAATCCCGGGCGCTGGCGATCCAGCCCCGCACGCTGGAGGTCCTCGCCGGTCTCGGGGTGACCGATGAGATGGTGGCCTGCGGTAATCCGGCCGTCCGGTTGTGCCTGCACGTCGGCCGCCGGCAGCGGGCCGTGCCGTTGTTCGACCTGGGCCTGCAGGACACGGCGTACCCGTATCTGCTGTTCCTGTCGCAGGCGGAGACCGAACGCCTGCTGGGCGAGCACCTCGCGGCGGTGGGGGTCAACGTCGAGCGGGGTGTCGAGCTGACCGGGCTGGCCCCGGACCAGGCCGCCGCGGTGGCCACGCTGCGCCACCGGGACGGCCGCGAGGAACGGGTGACGGCCCGGTACGTGGTGGGCTGCGACGGCGCGCGCAGCACCGTACGTCACCTCGCCGGGATCGGCTTCGAGGGCGGCTCGTACCCCCAGACCTTCGTGCTCGCCGACCTCGAGGCCGACGGTGTCGAGCCGGGCGGCGCGCACGCCTTCCTCGCCGGCCGGGGGATCTTCCTCCTCTTCCCGCTCGCTCGCCCGGCCAGTTGGCGGCTGATCGCCATGCGCCCGCCCGGCGATGCCACGGCGCCCGACGCCCCGGTCACCCTCGATGACCTGCAGGCCTTCGCCGACGGCTACACCGGCGCGTCGGTGCGGCTGCACGACCCGGTCTGGATGACGAACTTCCGGCTGCACCACCGGGCCGCCACCCGTTACCGGGCCGGGCCGGTGTTTCTGGCCGGCGACGCCGCGCACATCCACAGCCCGGTCGGCGCGCAGGGCATGAACACGGGAATCCAGGACGCGGTGAACCTCGGCTGGAAGCTCGCCCAGGCCCTGCGGGGGAGCGCCGACCCGGCGCTGCTGGACAGCTACGAGTCGGAGCGGGCGCCGGTCGGCCGGATGGTGCTGCGGTTCACCGATCGGGCGTTCACCATCGCCACCTCCACCAACCCGGTGATCCGTTTCGCCCGTACCCGGATCGCGCCCGCCCTCATCCCCGCCGTGCTCGCGCCCCGGAGCGTCCGCGCCACCGCCTTCCGCACGGTCTCGCAGTTGGCCATCGGCTACCGGCACAGTCCGCTGTCCACCGAGGGTCCCCACGCACCGCGGACCGGCCCCAGAACCGGGGATCGGTTGCCTGACGCCCGGCTGGCCGGCGCCCAGGACGGCGCCACGCTGCACCGGCTCACGGCCACGCCCGGCTGGCACCTGCTGCTGTGTGGGCCACCGGAGGCGTGGCCCGACGGCGAGGTCGACGCGGTGGCTCACCGCTGCTCCGGGCAGCTCACCGTGCACCGCCTGACCGGCGGTGCCGCGACCGGTGGGGAGTCGGGGGAGGGCGCCGAGGCGCTGCGCCGGCTCGGCCTCACCGCGGTGGCCAGTGGCCTGTATCTGGTCCGCCCGGACGGGCACGTCGGCTACCGGGCCGGCGGCACGGACGTGACCGGGCTGCGGGCCTACCTGCACCGTTGGCTCTCGTAG
- a CDS encoding molybdopterin-dependent oxidoreductase: protein MAFPRRLWRVLDRHPPPGIAGIGRRWRSPLRGPWLTSVYGLVLLVGLPLVIITGLLDYAAYSPQFGQALPRDVGWLRLPPFDWPTRPAWLFRLTQGLHVTLGIMLIPMVLAKLWSVIPKLFDWPPARSLAQVLERLSLLLLVGGILFQIATGLLNIQYAYLFGFDFYTAHYFGAWVFIAAFVAHVALKLPRLVSALRSRPVRAELRTSRAATRAEPPDPDGLVAAQPRPATMTRREALALVGGLSLLLGALTIGQSLDPLRRTALLLPRGRQPGHGPNGFPVNRAAAAAAIRDTDTGPDWRLSLSGGKRPVALDRTQLLALPQHTARLPIACVEGWSTAQTWTGVRLRDLAALAGVPEPASALVRSLEQAGLFNQAVLQANQLRHPDALLALRVNGADLSLDHGYPARVIVPALPGVHCTKWVTDIAFRTRSDA, encoded by the coding sequence ATGGCGTTTCCGCGACGGCTGTGGCGGGTCCTGGACCGGCACCCGCCACCCGGGATCGCCGGGATCGGCCGCCGATGGCGCAGCCCGCTGCGCGGCCCGTGGCTGACCTCCGTGTACGGGTTGGTGCTGCTGGTCGGCCTGCCTCTCGTGATCATCACCGGTCTGCTCGACTACGCCGCCTACAGCCCCCAGTTCGGCCAGGCCCTTCCTCGGGACGTGGGCTGGTTGCGGCTGCCCCCGTTCGACTGGCCCACCCGGCCGGCCTGGCTGTTCCGCCTTACCCAGGGGCTGCACGTGACCCTCGGGATCATGCTGATCCCCATGGTGCTGGCCAAGCTGTGGTCGGTGATCCCGAAACTGTTCGACTGGCCGCCGGCCCGCTCTCTGGCGCAGGTGCTGGAACGGCTCTCCCTGCTGCTGCTGGTCGGCGGAATCCTGTTCCAGATCGCCACCGGCCTGCTGAACATCCAGTACGCGTACCTGTTCGGCTTCGACTTCTACACCGCGCACTACTTCGGGGCGTGGGTCTTCATCGCCGCGTTCGTCGCGCACGTCGCGCTGAAGCTTCCCCGGCTGGTGTCCGCGCTGCGATCTCGACCGGTCCGCGCCGAGCTGCGGACCTCCCGCGCCGCGACCCGGGCCGAACCGCCGGATCCCGACGGTCTGGTCGCCGCCCAGCCGCGCCCGGCGACGATGACCCGGCGCGAGGCCCTGGCCCTGGTCGGGGGACTCTCCCTGCTCCTGGGCGCGTTGACGATCGGGCAGAGCCTGGATCCGCTGCGCCGCACCGCCCTGCTGCTGCCCCGCGGCCGGCAGCCCGGCCACGGACCGAACGGCTTCCCGGTGAACCGCGCCGCCGCCGCGGCCGCCATCCGCGACACCGACACCGGCCCCGACTGGCGGCTCAGCCTCAGCGGCGGGAAGCGGCCCGTCGCGCTGGACCGGACGCAACTGCTCGCCCTGCCGCAGCACACCGCACGCCTGCCGATCGCCTGCGTCGAGGGATGGTCAACCGCGCAGACCTGGACCGGCGTACGACTGCGCGATCTCGCCGCCCTCGCCGGTGTGCCCGAACCAGCGTCCGCACTGGTCCGCTCCCTGGAACAGGCCGGCCTGTTCAACCAGGCGGTGCTGCAGGCCAACCAACTCCGGCATCCGGACGCGCTGCTCGCCCTGCGGGTCAACGGCGCCGACCTGTCCCTGGACCACGGCTACCCGGCCCGCGTCATCGTGCCCGCCCTGCCCGGCGTGCACTGCACCAAGTGGGTCACCGACATCGCCTTCCGGACCCGGTCCGATGCGTGA